The Dreissena polymorpha isolate Duluth1 chromosome 2, UMN_Dpol_1.0, whole genome shotgun sequence nucleotide sequence CTGAAATATTTACGTCATTCATTTTCTGGAGAATTATCTCTATGATTTGAAATACACTTGTACCTGTGCCATTTAagtacattttatgtaaaaggatTGACAGTGTATGATTTGATTatcttgaaatgttttttttttgcagtagggtggcatatagcagtcgcactctgcccgtctgtctgtccttaaCACTTTTGCGTttgggtttcgaaaaatgcgcgTAACTTCTATGtgccttcagatgtaaccttcatatttggtatgcatgtgtaaatggacatggcctttccatatgcacacaaatttttaccctcttgaccttgagcttagggtccatgttaaggtttcgaaatctgcgtttaggtttcaaaaaagcatttttcggcGGCATATGTCTTCTCATGGagacagcccttgtttattatgACTATCTGCAAGATTACTGTTGTTCCAGACAACATGTGGATGAAGTGTGATGACCTTGACGGCTCAGTGTGCGCCTTCAACCACTCCCAGCCGTCTGTCCCATCGTCACAGGTGCACATCGTTATGTGGGAAAAGGTCATCCCAAAGACTCGAACCTGTCGCCAGCTTACCATGGTGCCTGACCATGACAACAGTATAAGTTTCCATGACGATGTTAAAATCTTCTGAAAACAGACAACTGTGGTGTCGATGATAGAAATCCTGACGAGGCTAACTTTTCTCAAAGAAAGGGCActaaaatgacattgtatgagCCATTTAAGTTCGGGGGAACGCGGAACTTAGCACAGGGTTCTCAAAGCAGTGATGCGTATAAAAGTAGTGACCCAGAGCAAACCTCAGGGGGTAGAGTTTCTCTTGTAAAACAGTTTGTGGACGTTAATCATAAGCAAGACTTTATGGACTCAGACAGTGGGTTAAGTTCAATGTGCAATGAACCAGTCAGGATCACTAAGAGGAGGAGGAAACCAGACCGCCGTGATCTCAGCCCTTGTTCAGTGGCAAGTACCGAGTCCAGCGAGTCAGTTCATCTGCCTAAATTTGTTGACTTGACACCCGTGACCAGTTCTGTACAACGTCCCATACCCTGTAGGTCCAAAATGTCTTTGATGTCCATCAATCAAAACTCTGGTCTAAACATTGAAACATCTAAATCTTCAGTATTGAAAGAGCAGGCTTATGTTggaaatatacatgtatctagACTTGAGACAAGAGTGGATTCTGAGACTAAAGTGAATTCGGAAAAAGCACATCAAGATGTTTGTGATTCAGCTAATTCTATGAGTCTGGAGCCAGGCTTTGACTTGCCATCTGTGGTGGTTGTCCCCTGTACGAAATTGAATGGGATTGTGTCATCTATTAACCCATCAACAGTATTCTGTAAACCAATTAAAACCTTGCCAGAAACAGTTCCATCTGGTCCATTGCCtgaaaaatgtattgaaattcAATCTAGTGTCACAACAGCCCGGGAAGGCTCTTTACCCCCAAAGAAATGAAATAGACCTTATGCAACCAGAATCACAAGTGATTACTAAAATATCAAAACCTCTTACAGTTCAAGTCCCATCTGAAAGCATCAGACGCTCTTATAATTCCACTCCTAAATCTGGAAGTGCTTCTAGTCAGTCGAGTCGATTTAAATTGCCGCCATTTTCGGGCCTAAACAAGAAGAAAACGACAATTGATCGAAATGCATTCTATACACTAGAAAAGCAAAAGGTTGCAAACCAAGAAAACGTAAAGCTGAATGAGGCCTCTTCATTGAGTCAAGTGAAACAATACTTGTTGACACGCACAGCTGGAACTGCAAGAACGAAATTTGAAGGTTTAAACTTGAAATCCAATGTGGACAGTTCCTCTTGTTGTCCAGTATTAAGTCAATCACATGAACAATTGGCAAGTAGTATAAACATGCATAATACATCAGCAAATTCGGAAAATAATTCTAGTCAAAATGGTGTTAATATGCGAAGCGCAATGTCTTCCATCCTAACAAAGAGAAAAAGCTTTTCAAATATGTCAGATTTCCACCATGTTGATAATAAAAAACCCAGAGAAGAAACAAGCACAAACAATGAAACCAATTCTTTGAAGGAGAATTTCCCTAACAAGAAGAACTATTCACAAATCAGAAAACAGACTGTTAAGCCTGGTTATACGGGTAAAAACAAGTCAATGGTTGATAAATGGGCCACAGACTCAATGAACATCACAGGTCACTCTGATACTCCAGAATTCTTGAGGAATTCATTCGTTCCCACGGCAACCGAAAAAGATCTCATGGTTGGTTCAGATACCGTTTTACAAGACCTGTACGACGCACTGAACATTCCCTACAACCATGTGCAGGACACTATGACCAGCATCATGTCAGATGTGGATGACATTCTACAGTTTGTAGATGCCAACGATGCCTTCAGAGACGACATGCGGGCAACCTCGCCAGAATCCTGCAGGTCTATACCTGTCTTCAAAGAGCACTTTAAAACTGATTGGTAAGactctttttattgtttataactcAGGTATGCACTTTGTTACCCTCGTTTTTGCTCAGAAAatctaatttaattaaagacctttgaTTTTAAGTTTTAAGGGCTACATTTCCAATCCTAAAATACAGATGAGCATCAAACAGTttaaaacctgatcagactgcgagttactggcaggctgttctggttctaGGCTGATGCATATAGCCATTTGTGCTTTGCTTTTGAGCATGAAGTCTGTATAAGTACATTTTTAGCAGCCAGTAAAACatcaatttctttttaaattgacTAAGTCTTGAACCAAACTTTAACTTGAATCCATATTTTTCTTCCATCTTTCTAAAAAGCTTGCATCATTGTTGCATATAAGCCTTATTATTTAATCAGGCTCAAAATAAATTAAGgatgtaaaaaaaatcagtttttgttATAATACAGCAACATGACATTTGTTTATGCCTCAACTGGTCTGACATTTTGtctaaataaaaactattttcacaTTTCTCATTCGATTAGatataaacttaaaatatgtaaTCACTAATAAATCACTATtaagtgtatacatgtatgtgcaactCCATTTTTTCATGGCGAGTGATACGCATACATTTATGCCTGAGTTTGCCTTTGAACATAAATGACAGTGTTGTAGGGACATTAATTATGTTAGTGAAAAACTGTAATACAGTGCTGGTAATTGTACACAAAAGCAGCAGAATAATAACTGGACAGTGCATTCAATgtgtattaaatttgttttagtgatatacatgtttatataatacacatgtttgtgttGTCATGTCagtacaatttatttttgtactatgcaatgtacaattatttaattatatgattGCAACAcgattgatgaaactttgtcaacaAAGGTTTGTTTTCAGTCACCGAGATGAAGAGCAGAATTCATTTATACCATAACTTTGTATTCAAGCTTGTATTTATGGTGTGGCCAGTGTTTAAAGCTATCTTCTGCAATATGAAAATTATTGTTTATGCATCATTTCTGGAAAAGTGCTGGAAGACCTGATCAAGATGGAAGAACCATAACTGTGTTTTatcgtttattattttattcggcATTTGCCCTAGATTTGATCATGTAATATTGTTCACTTTAGATTAATGCAGAAGTTGCCCTCGCTTTTTGCTGGAAGAAGTATAAGTGCTTGTATAAAAACCATAACTTTGTTATTCAGTAATTTATAAAGATGTAATTGCTCTCATTGTTCTTTATTTCTGCATTGATATTACTGCATAATAAACGCTTCTCTTACATGATAATATTGAAAAGATTGTTGAACCATCTCAACTTAGCAGTGCATCAAGGGTCATGAACTAAGCAGGGCTTCTTTGACTGATTTCCTGATTTTATAGCTGTTATTCTGCCATATTCCGTTTGGTAAAAGCATCTCCTTTTAAACCTTCAGACATCATGAAGTATTTAGAAGTTCTAATATCCATTTACTGATATGTTATTGTTAAAGATTTTCTGTTTTATGCAagttttatcaattattattcTATTGCAATAAATCAATTCTTGATAAATCTTTTAAATTGAATGTAAATTGATGCTAAGATTCCCAATTTCACGGGtaaagtcattaaaaaaaatgggtaAAGAAAGCCCTGTgaatcaatatttaattattaatcgAGGATCGAAGATGAAGCATTTTGTTGTATTGTCCTTTCTGTTTGAGCATTTACAATGTACTTATTGCGTAACAGTTTTTTACCTGCAATTGCTTGAGGTTCTGCATATTTAGTAGGGCCATTGCCCCAAGTTTACTATttctttaataaaacagtttaagGTCCATCTCCTTTGACTAACATTGTTTCCTTGTTTATTAACATGTAAAACCGGTATAAATTATATTTCCTTGTTTGAGCAATTGTTGCATCTTTGATTGTCAATTATCCACTTATAATTTGTAATGGGGCAGATTTAAGCTCAccttttgtgattgctttttgtcaGTTGTGGTCCTTAAAATATTCTTTTTAATCATCAAAATAGCTAATGACCAAGCGTTAGGTTACAATGAACATGTTTTACCCAAGCTGTATGAATTATAactttgaaactgggtcatgcatCGTCACAGCATTgttaaaatctaggtcaaattctcatgaaaagaaacaaatgtttacCGCTCAAGATGTCAATCTTGTCAATAGAACTTTTAAGACATTATTGAAGTGCATTCAAACTGAGTCTTTGTcataaatatttgtctttctgATTAAATCAATGCTTCATTCGGCAATTGTTCTGCTCCTGGACCATTAAAAAACATGTGTGGGTGTGGATATTTTCCTCAAATGGTTGAAGAAGGGTTTggaattatgtgagtcccaaaaatgcattgaaaatgCTCAAAAAATAGTATcgtttaaattttatttggactcattctttcaatttgGGGACTCATAGATTTGAAAGTTATTGAGGCCAAGGATTTCAGatgataaaatttgtaaaaatatcactgattGGTCACATTTCGTGCAagtaaaactttgtttttatgatatggtaaatgtaatattttgtttgaacatttttatatcaCGGCTGATAGGGCTTGCAGACGGTAtataaaaaaactgttaaaaacttatgaacactctagagggaATATTTATTGCACAACTTTGTCAGGAAAATTGTTCCAATAATATTTATGGCAAGTTAAAAATTAGGCTATGtggggtaaaaaaaaatcaaaactacGTGATAAAATTGAAGAAAAGACCAAACAGTCTTGAAGTCATTGCAAATTTTCTTGAAACTTATTCGTACacttgtttaaaaacatttcagTGTAGTCACTGCTGGATACTATGATAATTAAAGGTACATTTGTACAACTCTAGTTAAAAGCCTTTATATTATGAACTCAGGTGAGCAACCAagggtcatcatggccctcttgttatatgaAGAAAagcaattattgtttaaattcttCTTTGTTTTCAGCATGGTCCGTATACCCGGTCGAAATTCAGCTTAAATTTGGTGCAGATGGAAAGAAAGATTGATGTTCTTGCTGAATTACTTTGCCAGTACTTAGTCTGTCATTGCAACCTCAAAACAGTGTGTTCAGTTACGTAGCGGACACAATGTTTTCATTCTGCATACACGTGTACAATATTATTAGCCTAGTTACAAATAGCTGTTTTGCTGGCTGTTGCAAGCTGTGGCTATATAATTTTGCCTCCAGTTCTCATGCTCACTTTTGGTGCATTATAAATTACACAAGTTCAGACAACTCTACCTTCGATATCCGGTTGACTGACATGTACACTggcatgttatgatttaaattttGTGTACAATTTGAAAAATTGAATTTAGATGTCTTTCTGCAATGTTGTTTGGTAAAGTAACTACAAATATGGAGATTTACATCTATTCTTAAGTTCTCAAACCGTTTTCTTTCTGTATTTCTTGTGCCAAATCAATTCTGTTGAGAATGAGAGCTTATTTCTTGTGGTCTAATGTCAGACTTAAAAATGCAGTTGTATTCTGGTAGATGTATTTCGTGATGTCACATAATTGATGTAGGTTCCCTTATGCAGCTGTTTGACGCTGTGAAGGCTGAGCGTTATCTAATTGTGAATCATGGATATATGCttttaattatcaattaaatacgACATGACGAAATGGTTAAATATGTTCACGTAAATAACGTAAAATGATAACGTTCTCTTGTGTATTTTATCTAGATAACaaagatgatgatggtgttgttgatgatgataatgctggtGATGGTGATAACATGAAAATCACTGCAAATAAACTGTGCGAGCACCAATATGGAACTATCCGGCCGTCCGGCCGTCAGTACAAGTTGAGTCGTCAtgcatccgtctgtctgtcgaaATGTGGATTGAACTAATGCATGACTGTACTTCGGTTCAAGCATTGGTTCAATTGAATCAGCGTAGAAGATCGTCCAAGAAAGCATTGTTAACTGTGTTTGCAATGTCAACAGTCCGTTCATGATGTGTGGTCGTCGCCATAGGTCGTGCGctagtccgtc carries:
- the LOC127868267 gene encoding uncharacterized protein LOC127868267 isoform X2; the protein is MGLCHLLTHQQYSVNQLKPCQKQFHLVHCLKNVLKFNLVSQQPGKALYPQRNEIDLMQPESQVITKISKPLTVQVPSESIRRSYNSTPKSGSASSQSSRFKLPPFSGLNKKKTTIDRNAFYTLEKQKVANQENVKLNEASSLSQVKQYLLTRTAGTARTKFEGLNLKSNVDSSSCCPVLSQSHEQLASSINMHNTSANSENNSSQNGVNMRSAMSSILTKRKSFSNMSDFHHVDNKKPREETSTNNETNSLKENFPNKKNYSQIRKQTVKPGYTGKNKSMVDKWATDSMNITGHSDTPEFLRNSFVPTATEKDLMVGSDTVLQDLYDALNIPYNHVQDTMTSIMSDVDDILQFVDANDAFRDDMRATSPESCRSIPVFKEHFKTD
- the LOC127868267 gene encoding uncharacterized protein LOC127868267 isoform X1; translation: MGLCHLLTHQQYSVNQLKPCQKQFHLVHCLKNVLKFNLVSQQPGKALYPQRNEIDLMQPESQVITKISKPLTVQVPSESIRRSYNSTPKSGSASSQSSRFKLPPFSGLNKKKTTIDRNAFYTLEKQKVANQENVKLNEASSLSQVKQYLLTRTAGTARTKFEGLNLKSNVDSSSCCPVLSQSHEQLASSINMHNTSANSENNSSQNGVNMRSAMSSILTKRKSFSNMSDFHHVDNKKPREETSTNNETNSLKENFPNKKNYSQIRKQTVKPGYTGKNKSMVDKWATDSMNITGHSDTPEFLRNSFVPTATEKDLMVGSDTVLQDLYDALNIPYNHVQDTMTSIMSDVDDILQFVDANDAFRDDMRATSPESCRSIPVFKEHFKTDCMVRIPGRNSA